The Thermosulfurimonas sp. F29 genome includes a window with the following:
- a CDS encoding DUF2905 domain-containing protein, with the protein MNPFADLGKMLVLFGLFLVLAGLIVWVLPKISFLPRLPGDILIRRGNFTFYFPLATCLLLSVLLTLILNLLRR; encoded by the coding sequence ATGAACCCTTTTGCGGACCTCGGGAAGATGCTCGTCCTCTTCGGTCTTTTTCTGGTTCTGGCGGGGTTGATCGTCTGGGTCCTTCCCAAGATTTCCTTCCTTCCCCGTCTGCCCGGCGACATACTCATCCGCCGGGGCAACTTCACCTTTTACTTTCCCCTGGCCACCTGTCTCCTCCTGAGCGTGCTTCTTACCCTGATCCTGAATCTCCTCCGGCGGTGA
- a CDS encoding epoxyqueuosine reductase QueH: MERKVLLHTCCGPCTLYPLRVLRGEGVEPVGFFYNPNIHPYREFRRRMAALREVAEKRDLEVIWHRDYGLREFLREVVFREEDRCEVCYYLRLRETARLARSLGYPAFSTTLLYSPFQKHELLRDMGEELARRFGIAFLYRDFREGYRRGQKEALELGIYRQAYCGCIFSEEERYDKKLRRRRRGSS, translated from the coding sequence ATGGAAAGGAAGGTGTTGCTTCACACCTGCTGCGGACCCTGCACCCTTTATCCCCTCCGGGTCCTGAGAGGGGAGGGGGTGGAACCGGTGGGTTTCTTTTACAATCCCAACATCCATCCCTACCGAGAGTTTCGCAGGCGGATGGCCGCCCTGAGAGAGGTGGCGGAAAAGCGCGATCTGGAGGTGATCTGGCACCGGGATTACGGACTGCGGGAATTTCTGCGGGAGGTGGTCTTCCGGGAGGAGGACCGCTGTGAGGTCTGTTATTACCTTCGCCTGCGCGAGACGGCCCGGTTGGCCAGAAGCCTCGGCTATCCCGCTTTCTCCACCACGCTCCTCTACAGTCCCTTCCAGAAACACGAGCTCCTGCGGGACATGGGCGAGGAACTCGCCCGGCGCTTCGGGATTGCTTTTCTTTACCGGGACTTTCGGGAGGGCTACCGCAGGGGCCAGAAGGAGGCCCTGGAGCTGGGGATCTACCGTCAGGCCTACTGCGGATGTATCTTTAGCGAAGAGGAACGCTACGACAAAAAACTCCGTCGCCGAAGGAGGGGGTCCTCATGA
- a CDS encoding energy-coupling factor ABC transporter ATP-binding protein — MSSVFVVRGVRYSYPGGREALGGVDLEVQEGETVVLLGPNGAGKSTLLLVMAGLLEPSSGEVLYRGRPLSGLRDPRRLEIGFLFQDPDHQLFSLTVFEDVAFGPRQMGLSEEEVAERVREALARVGLSGFEERSPHHLSFGEKRRVALATVLSMRPRVLLLDEPTSNLDPRARRRFVGLMRELPETKLIATHDLELAYEVADRVIFLYRGRATEAGDPRSALLDEELLHRFGLDMPLFARILKGEIHAREDRHSGLPP; from the coding sequence ATGTCCTCCGTCTTCGTGGTGCGGGGGGTGCGTTACAGCTATCCCGGGGGCCGGGAGGCCCTCGGCGGGGTGGATCTTGAGGTTCAGGAGGGGGAGACGGTGGTCCTTCTGGGACCGAACGGTGCGGGAAAGTCCACCCTGCTTCTCGTTATGGCCGGGCTCCTGGAACCCTCTTCCGGGGAGGTCCTCTATCGGGGGCGGCCTCTTTCCGGTCTCCGGGATCCCCGGCGCCTGGAGATAGGTTTTCTCTTCCAGGATCCGGACCATCAGCTCTTTTCCCTTACTGTGTTTGAGGATGTGGCCTTCGGACCGCGGCAGATGGGCCTTTCCGAGGAAGAGGTGGCCGAACGGGTGCGGGAGGCCCTGGCCCGGGTGGGTCTTTCCGGATTCGAGGAACGAAGTCCGCACCACCTGAGCTTCGGGGAAAAACGACGGGTGGCTCTGGCCACGGTCCTTTCCATGCGTCCGAGGGTGCTTCTCCTCGACGAACCCACCAGCAATCTCGATCCCCGGGCCCGCCGGCGCTTCGTGGGGCTAATGAGGGAGCTTCCGGAGACCAAACTCATAGCCACCCACGACCTGGAGCTGGCTTACGAGGTCGCGGATCGCGTGATCTTTCTTTACCGGGGGCGGGCCACCGAGGCGGGAGACCCCCGTAGCGCTCTCCTAGACGAGGAGCTCCTGCACCGCTTCGGGCTGGACATGCCCCTTTTCGCCAGAATACTCAAAGGAGAGATCCATGCCCGAGAAGATCGTCATTCCGGCCTACCTCCGTGA
- a CDS encoding 4Fe-4S binding protein, whose amino-acid sequence MQWTPGAEALLKRVPFFVRKRVRKEVEAWISAQGKDLVTEEDFLRARETLRGKAAEAREGWSVEACFGGSGCENALTDSRDLLNKVEEILREADLTSFLRERVGGPLKHHHQFRVAFSECPNACSRIHIADFAVHGRILLEIEPGLCSFCESCLEVCEEEAVRLTEAGPLVDEERCVACGACTRICPTGALREAQRGYRVLVGGKLGRRPRLATELVPFTDAEGVLRALKSVLALYRAENRRGERLGAIIERMGWEEFRKRALLEK is encoded by the coding sequence ATGCAATGGACTCCCGGGGCGGAGGCTCTCCTAAAAAGGGTGCCCTTTTTCGTGAGAAAACGGGTAAGGAAGGAGGTGGAGGCCTGGATCTCCGCGCAGGGAAAGGACCTGGTCACCGAGGAGGATTTTCTGCGGGCCAGGGAGACCCTGAGAGGTAAGGCCGCGGAGGCCCGGGAGGGCTGGTCGGTGGAGGCCTGCTTCGGGGGGTCGGGTTGCGAAAACGCCCTTACCGACTCCCGGGACCTCCTCAATAAGGTGGAAGAAATTCTGAGGGAGGCCGACCTTACCTCCTTTCTAAGGGAGAGGGTGGGGGGTCCGCTGAAACACCATCACCAGTTTCGGGTGGCCTTTTCGGAATGCCCCAACGCCTGTTCCCGGATCCACATCGCCGATTTCGCCGTCCACGGTCGGATCCTTCTCGAAATAGAACCCGGTCTTTGCAGTTTCTGCGAATCTTGCCTCGAGGTGTGCGAGGAGGAGGCGGTGCGTCTCACCGAAGCCGGTCCCCTGGTGGACGAGGAGAGGTGCGTGGCCTGCGGAGCCTGCACCCGGATCTGTCCCACCGGGGCTCTCCGGGAAGCGCAACGCGGATATCGGGTGCTGGTGGGTGGGAAGCTGGGTCGTCGCCCCCGTCTGGCCACCGAACTGGTCCCCTTCACCGACGCCGAGGGAGTGCTTCGGGCCCTGAAAAGCGTGCTCGCGCTCTACCGGGCCGAAAACCGTCGCGGCGAACGCCTGGGGGCCATCATCGAGCGGATGGGCTGGGAGGAGTTTCGGAAAAGAGCCCTTTTAGAAAAATAA
- the dnaN gene encoding DNA polymerase III subunit beta: protein MKAILEREKFLRVLSRVQAVADRKSSMAILSTVLIESREGGLTLSATDLEIGYRGMVSAEVEGEGAFCLPARKLYEIVKSFPSETLVLEREGEGARIRDLDGDLDFHLSVLPAEDFPTLPELSGETVVEIPGETLETMIEKTLYAAATDEARYALSGILITREEDRLRLVATDGHRLSMIDHELPGVENLPLEEGVIVPRKAAQEVKRIAGEEVVVRVGIQDSHFVLSSSEGTLLARLIEGQFPDYRAVIPREPGRRVLAHRERLSEALKRVTLLSTDKYRVVRFEFSPGEVVLTGSGGELGEARERLALAYEGDPFSINFNARYLLDVFQVMDSEEVEMDIGSERTPCRITGPEDPGFLALVMPMAV from the coding sequence ATGAAAGCGATACTGGAACGGGAAAAGTTCCTCAGGGTTCTGAGTCGGGTGCAGGCCGTGGCGGATCGCAAGTCCTCCATGGCCATTCTTTCCACGGTTCTGATTGAGTCCCGGGAGGGAGGGCTAACGCTTTCGGCCACGGATCTCGAGATCGGCTATCGGGGAATGGTTTCGGCGGAGGTAGAGGGCGAGGGGGCCTTCTGTCTTCCGGCCCGCAAGCTCTACGAGATAGTCAAGAGCTTTCCCTCCGAGACCCTCGTTCTGGAGAGGGAGGGTGAGGGAGCGCGGATCAGGGATCTGGACGGGGATCTGGACTTTCACCTTTCCGTACTTCCGGCCGAGGACTTCCCCACCCTCCCGGAGCTCTCCGGAGAGACGGTGGTGGAGATCCCCGGCGAGACCCTGGAGACCATGATCGAAAAGACCCTCTACGCCGCGGCCACGGACGAGGCCCGCTATGCCCTCTCCGGGATCCTGATCACCCGGGAGGAGGACAGGCTCCGTCTGGTGGCCACGGACGGTCATCGTCTCTCCATGATCGATCACGAACTGCCGGGGGTGGAGAACCTGCCCCTTGAGGAGGGGGTGATCGTACCCCGCAAGGCCGCCCAGGAGGTCAAACGGATTGCCGGCGAGGAGGTGGTGGTGCGCGTGGGAATTCAGGATAGTCACTTCGTCCTTTCCTCATCGGAGGGCACCCTTCTGGCCAGGCTTATCGAGGGCCAGTTCCCGGACTATCGGGCGGTGATTCCCCGGGAGCCCGGCCGCAGGGTGCTGGCCCATCGGGAACGCCTATCCGAGGCCCTGAAGAGGGTCACCCTTCTTTCCACCGACAAGTACCGGGTGGTACGGTTTGAGTTTTCCCCCGGTGAGGTGGTGCTTACCGGAAGCGGAGGAGAACTGGGGGAGGCCCGGGAGAGGCTCGCACTGGCCTACGAGGGTGATCCCTTTAGCATAAACTTCAACGCCCGGTATCTGCTGGATGTCTTTCAGGTGATGGATTCCGAGGAGGTGGAGATGGACATCGGCTCCGAGAGGACCCCCTGTCGCATCACCGGTCCGGAGGACCCGGGCTTTTTGGCCCTGGTGATGCCCATGGCGGTGTAG
- the truD gene encoding tRNA pseudouridine(13) synthase TruD, translated as MKIKARPEDFVVYEVADIHPEGRGEYALYRLRKRGLTTWDVLGEIARRLRLRQDLIGYGGLKDRHAVSHQFVTVPRGPRRDLRGKDWHLEYLGQVSSPMSKARLRGNLFEITVREVDLPEDEILREAERVRRFGVPNYFDEQRFGSVRHRKGFAAREAVLGNFERALYLLLVEGSQYEYTRTQTFRECLRRHWPRVAPCAELAPSPWERRLVEFLATRQPSRRTFKRAFALVDGEYLLMLAHAYQAYLWNEVLKLYLERRALVHFRIPYLLGELYFYGELPPETLGELSQLHLPLPSPRLRLSPELSELYEAVLRREGIQGLSRLRSLVKGLIFKTYPREAVVFPRDLSCEIVEKGVVRLRFFLPKGSYATLVLKRIFRTAF; from the coding sequence GTGAAGATAAAGGCCCGTCCGGAAGATTTCGTGGTCTACGAGGTGGCGGACATCCATCCGGAGGGGAGGGGGGAGTACGCCCTCTATCGCCTGCGCAAGAGGGGCCTTACCACCTGGGATGTCCTGGGGGAGATCGCCCGGAGGCTTCGTCTTCGTCAGGACCTGATCGGTTACGGAGGACTCAAGGACCGGCACGCCGTCTCCCATCAATTCGTGACCGTTCCCCGGGGGCCCCGGCGGGACCTCCGGGGGAAAGACTGGCACCTGGAGTACCTGGGGCAGGTCTCCTCTCCCATGTCCAAGGCCCGTCTCAGGGGCAACCTCTTCGAGATCACCGTGCGGGAGGTGGACCTGCCTGAGGACGAGATTTTGCGGGAGGCGGAAAGGGTGCGGCGGTTCGGGGTGCCCAACTACTTTGACGAGCAGCGCTTCGGTTCCGTGCGCCACCGGAAGGGTTTTGCCGCCCGGGAGGCGGTGCTGGGAAATTTCGAGAGGGCCCTTTACCTCCTCCTGGTGGAGGGTTCCCAGTACGAGTACACCCGCACCCAGACCTTTCGGGAATGCCTGCGCAGGCACTGGCCCCGGGTGGCTCCCTGCGCGGAACTGGCCCCCAGTCCCTGGGAGCGGCGCCTGGTGGAATTCCTGGCCACCCGTCAACCGAGCCGGCGCACCTTCAAGCGGGCCTTCGCCCTGGTGGACGGAGAATATCTTCTGATGCTGGCGCACGCCTATCAGGCCTACCTCTGGAACGAGGTCCTCAAGCTCTACCTGGAAAGGCGGGCGCTGGTCCACTTCCGCATCCCCTATCTCCTGGGAGAGCTCTACTTTTACGGGGAACTCCCGCCGGAGACCCTCGGGGAGCTTTCGCAACTACACCTTCCGCTCCCCAGTCCCCGGCTCAGGCTCTCTCCGGAACTTTCGGAGCTCTACGAGGCCGTGCTCCGGAGGGAGGGGATCCAGGGACTCTCTCGCCTCCGCAGCCTGGTCAAGGGGCTCATCTTTAAGACCTACCCCCGGGAGGCCGTGGTCTTCCCCCGGGATCTCTCCTGCGAAATCGTGGAGAAAGGAGTGGTGCGGCTGCGCTTTTTCCTCCCCAAGGGTTCCTACGCCACCCTGGTTTTGAAGAGGATCTTCCGGACCGCTTTTTAG
- a CDS encoding ATP-binding protein, producing the protein MARTLRKIIEIDEELCDGCGQCVTACEEGAIQIVNGKARLVAEKLCDGLGACIGECPRGALRIVEREAEPFDHHAVEEHLKRLRAEEKPLKLACGCPGSQVREFAPVKAPAAPGHIPSALTQWPVQIRLVPPSAPFLKGADLLVAADCVPVAYPELHTRLLPGKKILIGCPKFDPAEEYVARLSEVLRQARPGSVTLAIMEVPCCRGLALILEEARRRAETNIPIRVVVISARGEVVREEEL; encoded by the coding sequence ATGGCCAGGACTCTGCGTAAGATCATCGAGATCGACGAGGAACTGTGCGACGGTTGCGGTCAGTGCGTGACCGCCTGCGAGGAGGGGGCCATTCAGATCGTAAACGGAAAGGCCCGCCTGGTGGCGGAGAAGCTCTGTGACGGTCTGGGGGCCTGCATAGGAGAGTGTCCGCGGGGAGCGCTTCGCATCGTGGAACGCGAGGCCGAGCCCTTCGATCACCACGCCGTGGAGGAGCACCTGAAACGCCTCCGTGCCGAGGAAAAACCCCTGAAGCTTGCCTGCGGCTGTCCCGGTAGTCAGGTGCGGGAATTCGCCCCGGTGAAGGCCCCCGCGGCCCCGGGACACATTCCCTCGGCCTTAACCCAGTGGCCGGTCCAGATCCGCCTGGTGCCTCCCTCGGCTCCTTTTCTCAAGGGGGCCGACCTTCTCGTCGCCGCCGACTGCGTCCCGGTGGCCTATCCGGAGCTCCACACCCGGCTCCTTCCGGGAAAAAAGATCCTGATCGGCTGTCCCAAGTTCGATCCCGCGGAGGAGTATGTGGCCCGCCTCAGTGAGGTCCTGCGCCAGGCGAGACCCGGAAGCGTAACGCTCGCCATCATGGAGGTGCCCTGTTGCCGGGGTCTGGCCCTCATCCTGGAGGAGGCCCGGCGCCGGGCCGAAACGAATATCCCCATACGGGTCGTGGTTATAAGCGCCCGGGGCGAAGTCGTCCGCGAGGAGGAACTTTAG
- a CDS encoding Rrf2 family transcriptional regulator, whose amino-acid sequence MRLSTRSRYATRILLELAKHYPRGPLQLKEIARRQELSPKYVEQILLRLKKAGLVQGERGARGGYRLGRPPEEISLFDILSATGERSLTPCTEDPPRCYRFPYCEAKEVWRNLNQLLIRRLKDLSLSEILEKGGSHVYGKIHR is encoded by the coding sequence ATGCGTCTTTCCACACGCAGTCGGTATGCCACGCGCATCCTCCTCGAACTGGCCAAACATTACCCCCGGGGGCCTCTCCAGCTAAAGGAGATCGCCCGCCGCCAGGAACTGTCCCCTAAATATGTGGAACAGATTCTCCTGCGACTAAAGAAGGCCGGGCTGGTTCAGGGAGAAAGAGGGGCCCGGGGAGGATATCGCCTGGGGCGTCCGCCGGAGGAAATATCCCTCTTCGACATCCTCTCCGCCACCGGCGAACGATCCCTTACACCCTGCACCGAAGACCCTCCCCGGTGCTACCGGTTTCCCTATTGTGAGGCCAAGGAGGTCTGGCGGAACCTCAATCAGCTTCTGATCCGCCGGCTGAAAGACCTTTCCCTGTCCGAAATTCTCGAAAAAGGAGGTTCGCATGTTTACGGAAAAATACACCGATAA
- a CDS encoding iron-sulfur cluster assembly scaffold protein, with protein sequence MFTEKYTDKVMEHFAHPRNVGTIEDADGVGEVGNPACGDMMTFYIRVQDGRIAEIKYKTFGCVAAIAVASVVSELAKGKTLEEAKALRNEDIARELGGLPKQKWHCSVLGLKALREAIEDYEARVSGKPRQKTTRPKRKQTCPSCGVENPLTARFCMNCGTALEGSCGS encoded by the coding sequence ATGTTTACGGAAAAATACACCGATAAGGTCATGGAACACTTCGCCCATCCCCGAAATGTAGGCACCATCGAGGACGCCGACGGGGTGGGAGAGGTGGGGAACCCGGCCTGCGGCGACATGATGACCTTTTACATACGGGTTCAGGATGGTCGAATCGCGGAAATTAAGTACAAGACCTTCGGCTGTGTGGCCGCCATTGCGGTGGCCAGTGTGGTGAGTGAACTGGCCAAGGGAAAGACCCTGGAGGAGGCCAAGGCCCTCAGAAACGAGGACATCGCCCGGGAGCTGGGCGGGCTACCCAAACAGAAATGGCACTGTTCCGTGCTGGGATTAAAGGCCCTTCGGGAGGCCATAGAGGATTACGAGGCCCGGGTTAGCGGAAAACCCCGACAAAAAACCACCAGACCCAAACGGAAGCAGACCTGCCCCTCCTGCGGCGTGGAAAATCCCCTTACGGCCCGTTTTTGCATGAATTGCGGGACCGCACTGGAGGGTTCCTGCGGATCCTAA
- a CDS encoding ATP-dependent helicase, with translation MGRRVDYARELNPAQLEAVRTIFGPVLVIAGAGSGKTRTLVFRVARLVEEGVPPERILLLTFTRKAAREMLRRAALVLDASCERVSGGTFHSLSHQMLREYGYLLGYGPNFTVLDRGDAEDAVNLLRSALGLSEKGRRFPKKDTLLSLFSKSINQGRSLKEILEREYPHFLDHLPEIERLFAEYQRYKREHQLMDYDDLLLNWYRVLLEHRGVREEVSRRFEFIMVDEYQDTNRLQAEIVRLMAEGHGNVMVVGDDSQSIYAFRGANFRNILDFPKLFPGTRIIKLEENYRSTQPILDLANAVIARAREKYTKCLFTRREGGRKPVLYRARDEADQSRFIAERILELREEGIPLSEIAVLFRAAFHSFDLELELAKRDLPFVKYGGLKLIEAAHIKDVVAHLRIILNPRDFLSWHRVLLLLEGVGPRTAEKIIAYLRQAPDPVEVLRRFPARPSFERGLTRLAETLLDLRRGSSVEERLARLIEYYQPLLERIYHDDYPKRERDLESLLTLAHKYGDLSEFLADLALEPPESSVAGLEPETEDEDHLILSTVHSAKGLEWHTVFVISLSEGRFPSAYAAREEDLEEERRLFYVAVTRARENLFLCHPVTGYVPGEGRVILKPSRFLEEIPPDLYEPWREEAEPPAEEEPAGDGFRPGDVVWHPRFGEGEVRDVLGGEKVRVYFTGHGEKTLHLKFARLERI, from the coding sequence ATGGGAAGGCGAGTGGACTACGCGAGGGAGCTAAATCCGGCCCAGCTTGAGGCGGTGCGAACCATTTTCGGGCCGGTTCTGGTCATCGCCGGGGCCGGTTCCGGTAAGACCCGGACCCTGGTCTTCCGCGTGGCCCGGCTGGTGGAGGAGGGCGTGCCTCCGGAAAGGATCCTCCTTCTCACCTTCACCCGCAAGGCCGCCCGGGAGATGCTCCGGCGGGCGGCTCTGGTCCTCGACGCCTCCTGTGAACGCGTCTCCGGGGGGACCTTTCACTCGCTTTCCCACCAGATGCTCAGGGAATACGGATACCTCCTGGGTTACGGTCCCAACTTTACCGTGCTCGACCGGGGGGATGCCGAGGACGCCGTAAACCTCCTCCGTTCGGCTCTGGGTCTTTCCGAAAAAGGGCGGCGTTTCCCCAAAAAGGACACCCTGCTTTCCCTTTTCAGCAAGTCCATCAATCAGGGACGGAGCCTTAAGGAGATCCTGGAGAGGGAATATCCCCACTTTCTGGACCACCTTCCCGAGATAGAGCGTCTCTTTGCGGAGTACCAGCGCTACAAGCGGGAACACCAGCTCATGGACTACGACGATCTTCTGCTCAACTGGTACCGGGTGCTTCTCGAGCACCGCGGGGTGCGGGAGGAGGTTTCCCGGCGGTTCGAGTTCATCATGGTGGACGAGTATCAGGACACCAACCGTCTTCAGGCCGAGATCGTGCGTCTCATGGCCGAGGGCCACGGAAATGTGATGGTGGTGGGGGACGACTCTCAGAGCATTTACGCCTTTCGCGGGGCCAACTTTAGAAACATTCTGGACTTTCCGAAACTCTTTCCCGGAACCAGGATCATTAAACTGGAGGAGAATTACCGCAGCACCCAGCCCATCCTGGATCTGGCCAATGCGGTGATCGCCCGGGCCCGGGAAAAGTATACCAAGTGTCTTTTCACCAGGCGGGAGGGGGGGCGCAAACCGGTGCTCTATCGAGCCCGGGACGAGGCGGATCAGAGCCGTTTCATCGCCGAGAGGATCCTGGAGCTCCGGGAGGAGGGGATACCCCTTTCGGAGATAGCGGTGCTTTTTCGGGCGGCCTTTCACTCCTTTGACCTGGAGCTTGAGCTGGCCAAGAGGGATTTGCCCTTCGTAAAGTACGGGGGGCTCAAGCTCATCGAGGCCGCGCACATAAAGGATGTGGTGGCGCACCTCCGGATCATCCTCAATCCCCGCGATTTTCTCTCCTGGCACAGGGTGCTTCTTCTCCTGGAAGGGGTGGGACCCCGGACCGCCGAGAAGATCATCGCCTATCTACGCCAGGCCCCCGATCCGGTGGAGGTTCTTCGGCGCTTTCCGGCCCGACCCTCCTTCGAAAGGGGGCTTACGCGTCTGGCCGAGACCTTACTCGACCTTAGACGAGGGTCCTCGGTGGAGGAGAGACTGGCCCGTCTCATCGAGTACTATCAACCCCTTCTCGAAAGGATCTATCACGACGACTACCCGAAGAGGGAACGGGACCTCGAAAGCCTCCTCACCCTGGCCCACAAGTACGGGGATCTTTCCGAGTTTCTGGCCGATCTCGCCCTGGAGCCTCCGGAGTCCTCGGTGGCGGGGCTGGAACCCGAGACCGAGGACGAGGATCACCTGATCCTTTCCACCGTTCACTCCGCCAAGGGGCTGGAGTGGCACACCGTCTTCGTGATTTCCCTTTCGGAGGGTCGTTTTCCCTCGGCTTACGCCGCCCGCGAGGAGGACCTCGAGGAGGAAAGGAGGCTTTTTTATGTGGCGGTCACCCGGGCCCGGGAAAATCTCTTCCTGTGTCATCCGGTCACCGGTTATGTGCCCGGGGAGGGAAGAGTTATCCTGAAACCCTCGCGTTTTCTGGAGGAGATTCCTCCGGATCTTTACGAACCCTGGCGCGAGGAAGCCGAACCCCCGGCGGAGGAAGAGCCCGCGGGGGACGGGTTTCGGCCTGGAGATGTGGTCTGGCATCCCCGCTTCGGGGAGGGCGAGGTGCGGGATGTGCTGGGGGGCGAGAAGGTCAGGGTTTACTTTACGGGCCACGGTGAAAAGACCCTCCACCTCAAATTCGCCAGGCTGGAAAGGATCTGA
- a CDS encoding GGDEF domain-containing phosphodiesterase: MSDDREILKKRLSECEEELARTRELLLIDPVTGFFNERGFLRALSAEISRCLREGSFLALTLAEIQNLESVENLYGLYGVQKVLTFVAEHLKRHLRDYDLLGITPRNHLWIVSSIRKSGEGARLAQRIYRLLNEISYDDGELVFPVRSAVITRIVCGGATPGELLNQSLKLLPDARLAREPLILLGGETPRQKTLEREVFRTIARGELAIALQPVINIQTRKTVFYEVLARFVSEEDTFSAGTFMPSVEHLGLFEEMDRQILYKAMVLLKESPEIGRVAVNISQEYALRDLANEVLEWTRSLEIYPQDLILEINERKSHFSPLALSSKLNFLKAEGFTLSLDDFGVESANLFLLRDIPWDLVKVDGRFVRGLLTNDFDRKVLRFLSDCAALLGFRLVAEQVEEERILKEVARFGVLYAQGFYCGEPELIPETRLIKPPRRD, from the coding sequence ATGAGCGACGACAGGGAAATCCTCAAAAAACGCCTCTCCGAGTGCGAGGAGGAGCTGGCCCGCACCCGGGAACTTCTCCTTATAGACCCGGTTACCGGTTTTTTCAACGAAAGGGGATTCCTGCGGGCTCTAAGCGCGGAGATCTCCCGGTGTCTCCGCGAGGGGAGCTTTCTGGCCCTCACCCTGGCGGAGATTCAGAACCTGGAGTCCGTGGAGAATCTTTACGGACTCTACGGCGTTCAGAAGGTCCTCACCTTCGTGGCCGAACACCTGAAACGCCACCTCCGTGACTACGACCTGCTGGGGATCACCCCGCGCAACCACCTGTGGATCGTGTCTTCCATCCGGAAGTCCGGGGAAGGGGCCCGGCTGGCCCAGCGCATCTATCGCCTGCTCAACGAGATCTCCTACGACGACGGGGAGCTGGTCTTCCCGGTTCGCAGCGCGGTGATAACCCGCATCGTTTGCGGAGGGGCCACCCCGGGGGAACTCCTTAACCAGTCCCTGAAGCTCCTGCCCGATGCCCGCCTGGCCCGCGAACCGCTGATCCTCCTCGGCGGTGAAACCCCCCGTCAGAAGACCCTGGAACGGGAGGTCTTCCGCACCATAGCCCGGGGCGAACTGGCCATAGCCCTCCAGCCGGTCATCAACATTCAGACCCGCAAGACCGTGTTCTACGAGGTCCTGGCCCGCTTCGTGTCCGAGGAGGATACCTTCTCCGCCGGCACCTTCATGCCCTCGGTGGAACACCTCGGTCTTTTCGAGGAGATGGATCGTCAGATCCTCTACAAGGCCATGGTCCTTCTCAAGGAATCGCCGGAGATCGGTCGAGTGGCGGTGAACATATCCCAGGAATACGCCCTGAGGGACCTGGCCAACGAGGTTCTGGAATGGACCCGTTCCCTAGAGATCTATCCCCAGGACCTCATCCTGGAGATCAACGAAAGGAAGAGCCACTTCTCTCCCCTGGCCCTCTCCTCGAAACTCAACTTCCTCAAGGCCGAGGGTTTCACCCTGAGTCTCGACGACTTCGGGGTGGAGAGCGCCAACCTCTTTCTCCTCCGGGACATTCCTTGGGATCTGGTCAAGGTGGACGGCCGCTTCGTGAGGGGGCTCCTCACCAACGACTTCGACCGCAAGGTCCTGCGCTTTCTTTCCGATTGTGCCGCGCTGCTGGGGTTCAGGCTGGTGGCCGAACAGGTGGAGGAGGAGAGGATCCTCAAGGAGGTGGCCCGATTCGGAGTCCTTTACGCCCAGGGGTTCTACTGCGGGGAACCGGAACTCATCCCCGAGACCCGCCTCATCAAACCCCCGCGCAGGGATTGA